A genomic region of Miscanthus floridulus cultivar M001 chromosome 3, ASM1932011v1, whole genome shotgun sequence contains the following coding sequences:
- the LOC136541935 gene encoding probable ubiquitin receptor RAD23, with amino-acid sequence MKVSVKTLKGSSFQIEVEPTDKVADVKKAIESMQEQASYPADQQVLIHQGKVLKDDTTLEENQVIENNFLVIMLRQNKGSRSAAPAKATANQAPPTQTVPATPPQTSAAPAAPAPIVPVSAPAATATASAAPAVAVSTEADSYGQAASNLVAGSNLEGTIQSILEMGGGTWDRDTVLRALRAAYNNPERAVEYLYSGIPEQMDAPAPPPSSQPANAVQAAQPAQAAVPSSGPNANPLDLFPQSLPNASANAGAGNLDVLRNNTQFQNLLGLVQANPQILQPLLQELGKQNPQVMQLIQENQAEFMRLINEPLEGDEENEMMLDQMADAAETIAVTPEENEAILRLEGMGFDRALVLEVFFACNKNEELAANYLLDHMHEFDNDDGLGGPPL; translated from the exons ATGAAGGTCTCCGTGAAGACGCTCAAGGGATCCAGCTTCCAGATCGAAGTGGAACCCACCGACAAG GTTGCCGACGTGAAAAAGGCCATAGAGAGTATGCAAGAGCAGGCTTCCTATCCTGCTGACCAACAAGTGCTTATACACCAGGGGAAGGTGCTCAAGGATGACACCACATTGGAGGAAAACCAAGTGATTGAGAATAATTTTCTTGTTATAATGCTCAGACAG AACAAGGGATCAAGAAGTGCAGCACCGGCTAAGGCAACCGCGAATCAG GCACCCCCTACTCAGACAGTGCCTGCTACTCCACCTCAAACGTCAGCAGCCCCAGCTGCACCGGCACCTAT TGTACCTGTCAGTGCACCGGCTGCAACTGCTACAGCCTCAGCAGCTCCTGCTGTTGCTGTATC CACTGAGGCAGATAGTTATGGTCAGGCTGCCTCAAACCTAGTTGCTGGCAGCAACTTGGAAGGAACAATTCAATCCATTCTTGAAATGGGTGGCGGGACATGGGACAGAGACACTGTACTACGTGCTCTGCGGGCTGCGTATAACAATCCAGAGCGCGCTGTTGAGTACTTATATTCT GGGATTCCTGAACAAATGGATGCTCCTGCACCACCTCCGAGTTCCCAGCCAGCCAATGCTGTCCAGGCGGCACAACCAGCTCAAGCTGCAGTTCCTTCATCTGGACCCAATGCTAACCCTCTTGACCTCTTTCCCCAA TCTCTTCCGAATGCTTCCGCTAATGCCGGTGCAGGAAACCTTGATGTTTTGCGTAATAACACCCAATTCCAAAACCTGCTTGGTTTGGTGCAGGCTAACCCTCAGATTTTGCAG CCATTGCTTCAAGAATTGGGGAAACAAAATCCCCAGGTTATGCAGCTAATCCAGGAAAACCAAGCAGAGTTCATGCGGTTGATCAATGAACCACTGGAGGGAGACGAAGAGAATGAAAT GATGCTGGACCAGATGGCAGATGCAGCTGAGACCATTGCAGTCACTCCAGAGGAGAACGAAGCTATACTTCGT CTTGAAGGGATGGGCTTTGACCGGGCACTTGTCCTTGAAGTGTTCTTCGCCTGCAACAAGAACGAGGAGCTGGCCGCCAACTACCTCTTGGATCACATGCACGAGTTCGACAACGATGACGGGCTCGGAGGGCCACCACTATGA
- the LOC136541936 gene encoding uncharacterized protein — translation MVRLRGFAEGAQQRRLIGLLGGGAMAMDDAVAEADLADPNPDVGDLFHHYDGLYFRGALAAAGFTAQWRSSSSPPLSRSFGSCTFSRQQNTITLSESFLKYRSCTDRKNALLHEMIHAIIYVKFHRKDRNHGATFRAWMEAINKCRAQDRQRPEGGYSITTRHDFIPEEPHSFKGMVWKCRSCGDTLLRAINQGPPSDACCIENDDISASCGNMLCYWHNHKDDCSGTYEKTTMLKLEAPSQKKVAGGAQLLLTLPSEMSKSKGAIQESISSILQLPWSTKATKPNTEDKHLCLGSGSNGKPQGSSSSKKADKRRRPEMVGETSVMPAAPQGKPNQNHGLVATVKQVPVSVEGYNDAKSPGRDTSKKAGKRHKPDDLQKTSVLPSGPQGTPKLKHALVATENNKLSSAERSNNAKSPITNISKKAGERHELLIAQKACSQPANPQKRLKQDPVAPEKKELSPLMGCSNEKLLDRSSSKKAYKQHEPEDIQETPVLSTAPGIKPMASVFVASEKQRKGKCKRKKPVKEKEYAVMSAWLNFYESNRSSGSPEPLVNKRTEQRRRERERAKMKLLDRSSSKKAYKQHEPEDIQETPVLSTAPGIKPMASVFVASEKQRKGKCKRKKPVKEKEYAVMSAWLNFYESDRSSGSPEPLVNKRTEQRRRERERAKMLTYSRSKKIKTEPSVNSGTYASVSNHRIEMAPQDGSMQQSWPPSPCSDHAVGTTANQVVVAPATGDQSQPSAPCLDVVPLLQPADPLTSPDQSTVPEMIVISEDD, via the exons GTCTTTTGGATCTTGCACCTTTTCAAGACAGCAAAATACCATAACACTCTCCGAGTCGTTTCTGAAGTATCGCTCATGTACTGACCGGAAGAATGCATTGCTTCATGAAATGATCCATGCAATCATATACGTGAAGTTTCACAGGAAGGACCG CAATCATGGCGCTACTTTCCGTGCTTGGATGGAAGCCATTAACAAATGCCGCGCACAGGATCGCCAG AGACCAGAAGGTGGGTACAGTATCACCACCCGTCATGATTTCATCCCAGAAGAGCCCCATAGCTTCAAGGGTATGGTGTGGAAG TGTAGGTCTTGTGGTGATACACTTCTGAGGGCCATAAACCAGGGTCCTCCATCTGATGCCTGCTGCATTGAGAACGATGACATCAGTGCATCCTGTGGGAACATGCTTTGTTACTGGCACAA CCACAAGGATGACTGTTCTGGTACATACGAAAAAACAACGATGCTGAAATTAGAAGCACCATCTCAAAAGAAAGTTGCAGGAG GTGCTCAGTTGCTTCTGACTTTACCATCAGAAATGTCCAAGTCAAAAGGAGCCATTCAAGAATCCATTTCATCTATATTGCAGTTGCCGTGGAGTACTAAAGCCACAAAACCAAATACTGAAGACAAGCATCTTTGTCTAGGGAGTGGCAGCAATGGGAAACCTCAGGGAAGTAGCTCCTCGAAGAAAGCAGACAAGAGGCGCAGGCCTGAAATGGTTGGGGAAACCAGTGTTATGCCTGCTGCACCCCAAGGAAAACCAAATCAAAACCATGGATTGGTTGCAACGGTGAAGCAAGTGCCTGTGTCCGTGGAAGGCTACAATGATGCAAAATCACCTGGGAGAGATACATCAAAGAAAGCTGGCAAGCGGCATAAGCCTGATGATCTTCAGAAAACCAGTGTTCTCCCTTCTGGACCCCAGGGAACACCAAAGCTGAAGCATGCATTGGTGGCAACAGAGAATAACAAACTCTCCTCAGCAGAGCGCAGCAACAATGCAAAATCACCAATAACCAATATCTCAAAGAAAGCAGGAGAGCGGCATGAGCTCCTGATTGCTCAGAAAGCCTGTTCTCAGCCAGCTAACCCTCAGAAGAGACTAAAGCAAGACCCGGTTGCACCGGAAAAGAAAGAACTTTCCCCTCTGATGGGCTGCAGCAATGAGAAGTTATTGGACAGGAGCTCCTCAAAGAAGGCATACAAGCAGCATGAGCCCGAAGACATTCAGGAAACCCCTGTTCTGTCAACTGCCCCTGGAATCAAACCCATGGCATCAGTCTTTGTTGCATCAGAGAAGCAGCGAAAGGGAAAATGCAAAAGGAAGAAGCCTGTGAAGGAAAAGGAGTATGCTGTGATGAGTGCGTGGCTGAACTTCTATGAATCAAACAGGTCAAGTGGATCGCCCGAGCCCCTTGTAAACAAAAGAACAGAGCAAAggagaagagaaagagaaagagcaaAAATGAAGTTATTGGACAGGAGCTCCTCAAAGAAGGCATACAAGCAGCATGAGCCCGAAGACATTCAGGAAACCCCTGTTCTGTCAACTGCCCCTGGAATCAAACCCATGGCATCAGTCTTTGTTGCATCAGAGAAGCAGCGAAAGGGAAAATGCAAAAGGAAGAAGCCTGTGAAGGAAAAGGAGTATGCTGTGATGAGTGCGTGGCTGAACTTCTATGAATCAGACAGGTCAAGTGGATCGCCCGAGCCCCTTGTAAACAAAAGAACAGAGCAaaggagaagagaaagagagagagcaaaaatGCTGACTTATTCACGGTCAAAGAAGATTAAAACCGAGCCATCGGTCAACTCTGGGACATATGCCTCTGTcagtaa CCACAGAATCGAGATGGCACCACAAGATGGATCGATGCAACAGTCCTGGCCACCATCTCCATGCTCAGACCATGCTGTTGGTACTACTGCTAATCAGGTGGTGGTGGCTCCAGCAACTGGAGATCAGTCACAGCCATCTGCTCCATGCCTGGATGTTGTTCCATTGCTTCAGCCAGCAGATCCATTAACTTCTCCAGATCAAAGCACTGTCCCTGAgatgatagtaatttctgaggatGACTGA